CCGGAATTTAACCTGCGCCCGCAACTGGAAAACAAGTGACGCCCAATCATGAACTTTACTGACATATTTATCCGACGTCCAGTTCTTGCCCTGGTCATCAGTTTGATTATTATTATTGCCGGGTTTCAGGCAATCAGGTCGCTCAATGTCCGGCAATATCCTCGCAGTGAAAATGCCACGGTAACGGTCACCACCGCCTATGTTGGCGCTAGTGCTGAGCTGGTGCGTGGGTTTATTACCACCCATCTGGAACGGGCCATCGCAGCCGCGGACGGCATTGATTACATCCAGTCCCAGAGCGCTCAGGGACTTTCCACCATCAGTGTCCGGCTGAAGCTCAACTATGATGCCACCAAGGCCTTGGCCGAGATCAGTTCCAAGGTGGATCAGGTTCGTGCCGATTTACCCCCGGAAGCCGAGGTGCCGATCATCAATATTGAATCGGCGGACAGCAAGTTTGCCTCGGCCTATCTCAGTTTTACCTCGGACATCCTTAAACAGAACGAGATTACCGATTATTTGGTAAGGGTGGTGCAACCCCGTCTCTCTGCACTCAACGGTGTACAGCGGGCTGATATTCTGGGCGCTCGTACCTTTGCCATGAGGATTTGGCTCAAGCCGGACAGGTTGGCGGCGTACAGTATCACCCCTCACCAAGTCCGCCAGGCCCTGGCGGCCAACAACTATCTCGCTGCCTTGGGGGCAACCAAGGGGGCCATGGTCCAGGTCAACCTGACTGCGGATACGGATCTACGTTCGGTCGAGGAGTTCAAAAAACTGATCGTCTGGCAGCAGAAGGGGGCCACAGTCCGCATTGAGGATATTGCCGAGGTGGTTCTTGGGGCTGAGAACTATGACACCGAGGTCCGTTTTTCAGGTCAGACCGCAGTGTTCATGGGTATCTGGCCACTGCCGAACGCCAACTCTCTTGATGTGATCAAGCTGGTGCGCACAGAGATGGACGCCATTCAGGCCGGTCTGCCGACCGGGCTAGAGGCGCGGTTAGCCTATGACGGCACCAATTACATTAATAATGCCATCAACGAAGTCGTCAAGACCTTAGGCGATACCTTGATTATCGTGGTGGTGATTATTTTTCTTTTTCTTGGTTCCTTTCGTTCGGTATTTATCCCGGTGGTGGCGATCCCACTGTCCCTGATCGGCGCGGTCTTTTTGATGCAGGTCTTTGGTTTCACTATCAACCTGCTTACCCTGCTCGCTATTGTCCTCTCTGTCGGTCTGGTGGTTGACGATGCGATCGTGGTGGTTGAGAATGTTGAACGCCATTTGCGTGAAGGGAAGTCCCCCTTTGATGCTGCCATTATCAGTGCTCGGGAACTGGTGGGACCGATTGTCGCCATGACCATTACCTTGGCTGCGGTCTATCTCCCCATTGGTTTTCAGGGGGGGCTGACCGGGGCGCTGTTCAGGGAGTTTGCCTTCACTTTGGCCGGGGCGGTGACAATTTCCGGGGTGGTGGCGCTGACCTTGTCCCCGATGATGTCTGCCAAGCTTCTGAAAGCCGGCATGAGCGATCATGGTTTAAGTGGCCGGATCAATCGGGGCTTTGATCGTTTTAAGGCCATTTACGCCAGGATGCTGGATGTCACCTTGAATTCTCGGCCCGCGGTATATTGTGTCTGGCTGATTGTTTCTGGTCTTGCTGTGCCGATGTTTGTCATGTCGCCGGTAGAGCTTGCTCCCTCCGAGGATCAGGGGGTTATCTTCGGGATTATGGAGTCGTCTGCCAACTCTACCCTTGATCAGACCAGCAGCTATGCGGCAGCGGCCAACGAGGTTTTTCTCAAAACTTCGGAGACCGATTTTACCTTCCAGATCACCATGCCCTCCTCTGGTTTTGGTGGGATGGTGGTGAAGCCGTGGGCTGAAAGGAAGCGAACTGTGGCCCAGATCCTGCCGGATGTCCAGAGGGGGTTGAGCGCTATCCCCGGGATCAGGATGTTCCCGGTGACGCCCCCCGCTTTGCCAGGCGGTGGCGATTTTCCGGTAGAATTTATTATCGCCTCTACTGCCGAACCTCAGCAACTGCTCGAGTTTGCCCAAGAGTTGCAGGTGAAGGCCGCGGCCAGCGGTATCTTCGCCTTCCCGCCGCTCATTGACATGAAGGTTGATCAACCCCAGGCGGAGTTTGTTATTGACCGTGATAAGGTGGCTGATTTGGGACTCAACCTGCAGCAGGTAGGGGCAGATATCGGCTCCATGCTTGGCGGAAATTTTGTGAACCGTTTCACTCTTGCTGGCCGCAGTTACAAGGTTATCCCCCAGATCCAGAGGATTGACCGATTAAATCCTGAACAGCTGCAACGGATGTATGTTACCGGCCCTGCCGGCCAGATGGTGCCGCTGTCCAGCGTCGCTACAATCAAGAACAGTACGGTGCCGCGTTCTTTGAACCGGTTTCAGCAACTCAATGCCGTCAAGATCAGCGGGGTTTCTATCCGTCCTTTGGATGAAGCCTTGCGTTTATTGGAAACAGAAGCTGCAAAAATTCTTCCCAGCGGATATGTTGTCGATTATACAGGTGAATCGAGGCAGTTGCGTAGCGAGGGAAATCGCTTTGTTCCGGCCTTTACCCTGGCGGTGGTGTTGATTTTTCTGGTGTTGGCCGCTCAGTTTAACAGCTTCAGGGATCCGTTGGTTATTCTGGCCGGCTCAGTGCCGCTGGCCATGTTCGGGGCTTTGATCTTTACTTTCTTGAAGATTCCCGATCCTAACACCCCGTTTTGGACGAGTGGCTGGACCACGACCATGAATATCTACTCCCAGGTCGGTCTGGTTACTCTTGTTGGTTTGGTGGCTAAAAACGGAATCCTGATCGTTGAATTTGCCAATGCCCAGCAGGAGCAGGGCTTCTCGAAGTTTGCAGCGGTGCGTCAGGCAGCGCTTACCCGTTTACGGCCAATCTTGATGACCAGCACTGCTACTGTTGCTGGTCATTTTCCGCTTACCCTGGTTGCAGGGGCAGGCGCTGCAGCTCGAAATTCAATTGGTTTGGTCTTGGTTGGCGGGATGACCATCGGCACTCTGTTTACCCTGTTTGTGGTGCCATCGATTTATATGCTCATTGCTCGAGACCATGGCAATGATCGCTCCGAACAGACCTCGGCAGATAGTACCTGACCAGCAAGAGAGGAAATGGATTATGACTGATTATAAGAGGCTATTGTGTCGGTTGGGCGCCGTTGTCGTGGGATTTTCCAGTCTGATGTTTAGTTCGGTCCTAGTGATTGCCCAGGAGGCAGTCCCCCTTCAGCCAGTAAGAGAGGCGTCTATATCTTTGCCAACCTTTCAGGAGGGGGAGGAGCTTTCTCTTGACCGGGTGGTTGCGATTGCCATTCAGCGGCAGCCGGACATCCTGGCGGCACAAGGGAGTATTGCTGTCGGACAGAGCCGAGTTGGCCAGGCGCGGTCCGGCTTTGCTCCCCAGGTTGATGGTACTGTCGGGTTGAGCAGGTTTTCCCCTGACGGATCCTATGCCAACCCCTCCCGCAGTGATGCCAGTTACGGTCGGTATACGGCCGGAGTCACTGTCAACCAGATGCTGTATGATTTTGGTAAGACTGCCACCCGAGTGGCCATTCAGGAGTCTTCAGTCAATTCGTTTCGGGCCGATCTTGCCTCGGTTGAGGATCATGTCATCTTCAACGCTAAGGTAGCTTTTT
Above is a window of Desulfobulbaceae bacterium DNA encoding:
- a CDS encoding multidrug efflux protein, whose amino-acid sequence is MNFTDIFIRRPVLALVISLIIIIAGFQAIRSLNVRQYPRSENATVTVTTAYVGASAELVRGFITTHLERAIAAADGIDYIQSQSAQGLSTISVRLKLNYDATKALAEISSKVDQVRADLPPEAEVPIINIESADSKFASAYLSFTSDILKQNEITDYLVRVVQPRLSALNGVQRADILGARTFAMRIWLKPDRLAAYSITPHQVRQALAANNYLAALGATKGAMVQVNLTADTDLRSVEEFKKLIVWQQKGATVRIEDIAEVVLGAENYDTEVRFSGQTAVFMGIWPLPNANSLDVIKLVRTEMDAIQAGLPTGLEARLAYDGTNYINNAINEVVKTLGDTLIIVVVIIFLFLGSFRSVFIPVVAIPLSLIGAVFLMQVFGFTINLLTLLAIVLSVGLVVDDAIVVVENVERHLREGKSPFDAAIISARELVGPIVAMTITLAAVYLPIGFQGGLTGALFREFAFTLAGAVTISGVVALTLSPMMSAKLLKAGMSDHGLSGRINRGFDRFKAIYARMLDVTLNSRPAVYCVWLIVSGLAVPMFVMSPVELAPSEDQGVIFGIMESSANSTLDQTSSYAAAANEVFLKTSETDFTFQITMPSSGFGGMVVKPWAERKRTVAQILPDVQRGLSAIPGIRMFPVTPPALPGGGDFPVEFIIASTAEPQQLLEFAQELQVKAAASGIFAFPPLIDMKVDQPQAEFVIDRDKVADLGLNLQQVGADIGSMLGGNFVNRFTLAGRSYKVIPQIQRIDRLNPEQLQRMYVTGPAGQMVPLSSVATIKNSTVPRSLNRFQQLNAVKISGVSIRPLDEALRLLETEAAKILPSGYVVDYTGESRQLRSEGNRFVPAFTLAVVLIFLVLAAQFNSFRDPLVILAGSVPLAMFGALIFTFLKIPDPNTPFWTSGWTTTMNIYSQVGLVTLVGLVAKNGILIVEFANAQQEQGFSKFAAVRQAALTRLRPILMTSTATVAGHFPLTLVAGAGAAARNSIGLVLVGGMTIGTLFTLFVVPSIYMLIARDHGNDRSEQTSADST